One segment of Sphingobacteriales bacterium DNA contains the following:
- a CDS encoding YigZ family protein, whose translation MSDKKQGKKENPPQLNLFHIKPSIQHYNTLAAACYAEYREKGSKFLAYAEHTADETMVQLFLERLHKEHPKATHICYAYRLDAEGKFFRTNDDGEPSGTAGKPILNQIDSKGITACTVAVVRYFGGVKLGVAGLVSAYKTAAAEALKDAAVKAVKLQAHYRLVFNYERMNDVMRALRREGIKIVEQGFDNQSFLICSVPLEEEDNMLADLQKLYDVTVLLLKR comes from the coding sequence ATGAGCGATAAGAAGCAAGGCAAAAAAGAAAATCCACCGCAATTGAATTTGTTTCATATAAAACCTTCGATACAGCACTACAACACGTTGGCGGCTGCCTGCTATGCGGAATACCGCGAAAAAGGGAGCAAGTTTTTGGCGTATGCCGAACATACCGCCGATGAAACAATGGTGCAGCTTTTTCTTGAACGCCTCCATAAAGAACACCCCAAAGCCACGCATATTTGCTATGCTTACCGCTTAGATGCCGAAGGAAAATTTTTTCGTACCAATGACGACGGCGAACCTTCGGGAACTGCCGGCAAGCCCATACTCAACCAAATAGACTCCAAAGGAATAACAGCTTGCACGGTGGCAGTGGTGCGCTATTTCGGCGGTGTAAAGTTGGGTGTGGCGGGTTTGGTAAGTGCCTACAAAACCGCCGCCGCCGAAGCCCTCAAAGATGCAGCCGTAAAAGCTGTAAAACTACAGGCACACTATCGTTTGGTGTTTAATTATGAGCGTATGAACGATGTGATGCGTGCCCTGCGCCGCGAAGGTATCAAAATAGTAGAGCAGGGTTTTGATAACCAATCGTTTTTGATATGCAGTGTGCCTTTGGAAGAGGAAGATAATATGCTCGCCGATTTGCAAAAATTGTACGATGTAACGGTGCTGCTGCTAAAACGTTGA
- the murI gene encoding glutamate racemase has translation MEISAAAPIGVFDSGVGGLTVANAIAAALPHERLIYFGDTAHMPYGEKSAQTIVHYCERICEFLLSKGCKAIVIACNTASSVAYLPLLQLLPPAVPLINVIDPIVAAVQRHGLQHVSVIATQATIQSGVYSAKLRAALPHIEVYAKATRSLAQMIEEGLYRNEKIIQAVLEHYLADEPFEHTEGLILACTHYPLIKNAVQQFMPEKADIFDSPTIIAEHLGQVLRQRNLLSEHKSGSHLFYVSDRTAAFEESAAMFFGKSIHLEERHLHTNPSKS, from the coding sequence ATGGAAATTTCTGCTGCCGCGCCGATTGGCGTTTTTGATTCGGGAGTAGGCGGACTGACGGTCGCCAATGCCATTGCTGCCGCCCTGCCACACGAACGCCTTATTTATTTCGGCGACACCGCCCACATGCCCTACGGCGAAAAGTCGGCGCAAACAATAGTGCATTATTGCGAGCGCATTTGTGAGTTTTTGCTCAGTAAAGGCTGCAAAGCGATTGTAATTGCCTGCAATACGGCTTCTTCGGTGGCTTATTTGCCTTTGCTGCAATTATTGCCTCCTGCCGTTCCTTTGATCAATGTGATAGACCCGATAGTGGCGGCGGTGCAGCGGCACGGGCTACAGCATGTGTCGGTGATTGCCACCCAAGCCACCATTCAGTCGGGGGTATATTCGGCAAAGCTGCGTGCCGCCCTGCCGCATATAGAAGTGTATGCCAAAGCTACGCGCTCTTTGGCTCAGATGATTGAAGAAGGTTTGTATCGCAACGAAAAAATCATTCAGGCTGTTTTGGAGCATTATCTGGCAGATGAGCCTTTTGAACACACCGAAGGTTTGATATTGGCTTGCACACATTATCCGCTTATCAAAAATGCCGTTCAACAATTTATGCCCGAAAAAGCGGATATTTTTGATTCACCCACCATTATTGCGGAGCATTTGGGGCAAGTATTGCGGCAGCGCAATTTATTATCGGAACACAAAAGCGGCAGCCATCTTTTTTATGTATCCGACCGCACTGCGGCTTTTGAAGAAAGTGCAGCGATGTTTTTTGGAAAATCTATTCATTTAGAGGAGCGTCATTTACATACAAACCCTTCAAAATCTTAA
- a CDS encoding DUF4920 domain-containing protein, with protein sequence MKTIYSIFLGACLLLLLEACGGGAATGGDGKHFGKNISSEQAITMGDLSQQIQGTKQVNAKVRGKVAEVCQAKGCWMTIENTAGDPMRVTFKDYAFFVPKDLSGKSVVFEGIAKYDTTSVDDLRHYAEDEGKAAEEIAQITQPKVEVVFEAEGVVIE encoded by the coding sequence ATGAAAACAATATATTCTATCTTTTTGGGTGCTTGTCTGCTGTTGTTATTAGAGGCTTGCGGAGGCGGTGCTGCCACCGGCGGCGATGGCAAACATTTCGGTAAAAATATCAGCAGCGAGCAAGCCATTACGATGGGCGACCTTTCGCAGCAGATACAGGGCACTAAACAGGTGAATGCCAAAGTGCGCGGAAAAGTGGCGGAAGTGTGCCAAGCCAAGGGCTGCTGGATGACGATTGAAAATACAGCCGGCGACCCGATGCGCGTAACTTTTAAAGATTATGCTTTTTTTGTTCCGAAAGATTTATCGGGCAAAAGCGTAGTTTTTGAAGGCATTGCCAAATACGACACTACTTCTGTTGATGACCTCCGCCACTATGCCGAAGATGAAGGCAAAGCCGCCGAAGAAATTGCACAAATCACACAGCCCAAAGTAGAAGTGGTTTTTGAAGCCGAAGGTGTGGTGATTGAGTAG
- a CDS encoding S1/P1 Nuclease, with the protein MSFVAGAIYWFSVPQAAQSWGFWAHKRINRLAVFTLPPEMIVFFKENIEYVTEHAADPDKRRYAVDGEAGKHFIDLDRYGVPPYNDLPHAWGAAKEKFSEDTLKAHGYLPWNLQWSLDRLTEAFVKKDVALIMRYSSDIGHYIADGHVPLHTTRNYNGQLTNQRGIHGFWESRVPELFGNDYDYFVGKAQYISDPAPLIWDFIMQSNAAVDSVLLIEAELNKAFPDDKKYSYVDRNNVMTRTYSSEYSEQYAQLLDNMQERRMRAAVLAVGSFWYTAWVNAGKPDLNNLGKYEESESEKEEMAELQKMYETGKIKGRSCDDH; encoded by the coding sequence CTGAGTTTTGTTGCAGGAGCAATTTATTGGTTTTCCGTGCCGCAAGCGGCGCAATCGTGGGGTTTTTGGGCGCATAAACGCATCAACCGTTTGGCGGTGTTTACGCTGCCCCCCGAAATGATTGTGTTTTTTAAGGAAAATATAGAGTATGTAACCGAGCACGCCGCCGACCCCGACAAACGCCGTTATGCCGTTGATGGCGAAGCCGGAAAACATTTTATCGACCTCGACCGCTACGGCGTGCCGCCTTACAACGACTTGCCGCATGCGTGGGGAGCTGCCAAAGAAAAATTTTCTGAAGATACCCTCAAAGCACACGGCTATTTGCCCTGGAATTTGCAATGGAGCTTAGACCGCCTTACAGAGGCTTTCGTAAAAAAAGACGTTGCCCTCATTATGCGTTATAGTTCCGATATTGGGCACTATATTGCTGACGGACATGTGCCACTCCACACCACACGCAACTACAACGGACAACTCACCAACCAAAGAGGTATTCACGGATTTTGGGAAAGCCGCGTACCCGAACTTTTTGGTAACGATTACGACTATTTTGTAGGCAAAGCACAATACATCTCCGACCCTGCTCCCCTTATCTGGGATTTTATTATGCAAAGCAATGCCGCAGTGGACTCGGTACTCCTCATCGAAGCCGAACTAAATAAGGCATTTCCCGACGACAAAAAATATTCGTATGTGGACAGAAATAATGTGATGACGCGCACCTACTCCTCCGAGTATTCCGAGCAGTACGCCCAACTTTTGGACAATATGCAGGAACGCCGCATGCGAGCGGCGGTGCTGGCAGTGGGTAGTTTTTGGTACACCGCCTGGGTAAATGCCGGAAAACCCGACTTAAATAACCTCGGCAAATACGAAGAAAGTGAAAGCGAAAAAGAAGAAATGGCGGAACTCCAAAAAATGTACGAAACTGGAAAAATAAAAGGTCGCTCTTGTGATGACCATTAA
- a CDS encoding sugar kinase — MSLIIVGTVAFDAIETPFAKIDKVVGGSATFISLSASNFYNPCGIVSVIGDDFSQDMLNEFARRNISSEGIQMKKGEKSFFWSGRYHQDMNGRDTLITDLNVLADFDPVLPESYRNAEYLMLGNIDPTLQIQVLGQMNERPKFIMMDTMNFWMNIALEPLHEVLKRIDLLTINDEEARQLSGEYSLLKAARRILNEMGPRYLVIKKGEHGALLFSKEEMFYAPGLPLAEVFDPTGAGDTFAGGLMGYIASTNDTSFDNLRRAVIHGSAMASF, encoded by the coding sequence ATGAGTTTAATTATTGTAGGCACTGTAGCCTTTGATGCCATCGAAACACCTTTTGCCAAAATAGATAAAGTAGTGGGCGGCTCTGCTACTTTTATAAGTTTATCGGCTTCCAACTTTTACAATCCTTGCGGTATTGTTTCCGTCATTGGTGATGATTTTTCGCAGGATATGCTCAATGAATTTGCTCGCCGCAATATCAGCAGCGAAGGAATTCAGATGAAAAAAGGCGAAAAATCCTTTTTTTGGAGTGGGCGTTATCATCAGGATATGAACGGGCGCGATACCCTCATCACCGACCTGAACGTGTTGGCAGATTTTGACCCTGTATTACCCGAAAGCTATCGCAATGCCGAATATTTGATGTTGGGCAACATTGACCCTACTTTACAAATTCAGGTATTAGGCCAAATGAACGAGCGTCCGAAATTTATTATGATGGACACGATGAATTTTTGGATGAATATAGCCTTAGAGCCATTGCACGAAGTATTAAAACGCATTGATTTGCTCACTATCAATGACGAAGAAGCGCGCCAGCTTTCGGGTGAATATTCTTTACTCAAAGCGGCACGCCGTATTTTAAACGAAATGGGTCCCCGCTATTTAGTAATCAAAAAAGGCGAACATGGAGCCTTATTGTTCAGCAAAGAAGAGATGTTTTATGCCCCCGGTTTGCCTTTGGCAGAAGTATTTGACCCCACCGGTGCAGGCGATACATTTGCAGGCGGCTTGATGGGATATATAGCAAGCACTAACGATACTTCTTTTGATAATTTGCGCCGCGCAGTTATTCACGGTTCGGCTATGGCTTCATTTTAA
- the radA gene encoding DNA repair protein RadA produces MAKTKTAFFCRNCGAEAAKWIGKCPACGEWNTYVEEVVEKGGASGVGKGTWRNHTDKPQPVSLTDISVQVQPRLHTQDAELNRVLGGGIVPGSLVLIAGEPGIGKSTLLLQTAVHLPQETILYVSGEESEQQIKMRADRLGISNDRCFLFTETIVEQILNAVKTVSPTLLIIDSIQTLQSNDIQATAGSISQIRECAGILQRFAKESGISVFLIGHITKDGSIAGPKLLEHIVDAVLHFEGDQHHSYRLLRTFKNRFGSTAEIGIYEMKQEGLRQVSNPSELLISQHDTELSGISIAATMEGQRPLLIETQALVSRAVYGTPQRSTTGFDLRRLHMLLAVLDKRCGFKLGDKDAFINIAGGLKVEDPAIDLSVIASLLSSYEDIPLPPRTCFSGEVGLSGEVRSVTRIEQRLAEAEKLGFRKIFVSSHFKGIPKNSTLEIIQVSTVRDLYDKVFS; encoded by the coding sequence ATGGCAAAAACGAAAACCGCCTTTTTCTGTAGAAATTGTGGTGCAGAAGCCGCAAAATGGATAGGAAAATGTCCGGCTTGCGGCGAGTGGAATACTTATGTGGAGGAAGTAGTAGAAAAAGGCGGTGCTTCGGGCGTTGGCAAAGGCACTTGGCGCAATCATACCGACAAACCACAACCGGTGAGTTTAACGGATATTTCGGTGCAGGTGCAGCCGCGTTTGCACACACAAGATGCCGAACTGAATCGGGTGTTGGGCGGCGGCATTGTACCCGGTTCATTGGTACTCATTGCTGGCGAACCCGGCATCGGAAAATCTACGCTGCTGCTGCAAACCGCCGTACATTTGCCACAAGAAACTATTTTATATGTGTCGGGCGAGGAGAGCGAGCAACAAATAAAAATGCGTGCCGACCGCTTAGGTATCAGCAACGACCGTTGTTTTTTGTTTACCGAAACCATAGTAGAGCAAATTCTCAATGCTGTAAAAACAGTATCGCCCACTTTGCTCATTATTGATTCTATTCAAACCCTACAAAGCAACGACATACAAGCCACGGCGGGCAGCATCTCTCAAATCCGCGAATGTGCGGGTATTTTGCAGCGTTTTGCCAAGGAATCAGGAATTTCGGTGTTTCTTATCGGGCATATTACCAAAGACGGCTCTATTGCTGGTCCCAAATTGTTGGAGCATATCGTAGATGCGGTGCTGCATTTCGAAGGCGACCAGCACCACAGTTATCGTTTGTTGCGCACGTTTAAAAATCGTTTTGGCTCTACTGCCGAAATCGGTATTTATGAAATGAAACAAGAAGGTTTGCGACAAGTGAGCAACCCTTCAGAATTGTTGATTTCGCAGCACGACACCGAACTCAGCGGCATCAGCATTGCCGCCACGATGGAGGGGCAGCGACCTTTGCTTATTGAAACACAGGCTTTGGTGAGCCGCGCCGTATATGGCACCCCACAACGCTCCACCACCGGTTTTGATTTGCGGCGTTTACACATGTTGTTGGCGGTACTGGATAAGCGGTGCGGTTTTAAATTGGGCGATAAAGATGCTTTTATCAACATTGCAGGCGGCTTAAAAGTAGAAGATCCCGCTATTGATTTGTCGGTGATAGCATCTTTGTTGTCGTCTTACGAAGATATACCTTTGCCACCGCGCACTTGTTTTAGCGGCGAAGTGGGCTTATCGGGGGAGGTGCGTAGTGTTACACGCATTGAGCAGCGATTGGCAGAAGCGGAGAAATTAGGTTTTAGAAAAATATTTGTATCGAGCCATTTTAAAGGAATACCGAAAAACAGTACTTTAGAAATTATACAAGTAAGCACAGTGCGCGATTTATACGACAAAGTATTTTCCTGA
- a CDS encoding sugar transporter produces MVLKATIEKGWYLYSQYLQDGGPVPTSIQFKEEKGITIADKIEEKGLAPKSGYDELFQMDITKYAQEATFTARVKQKKATPATLQGSVEFMTCDDTKCLPPDQVDFSFELK; encoded by the coding sequence GTGGTGCTAAAAGCAACAATTGAAAAAGGTTGGTATTTGTACTCTCAATATTTGCAAGATGGCGGACCCGTACCTACAAGTATTCAGTTTAAAGAAGAAAAGGGTATTACTATTGCAGATAAAATTGAAGAAAAAGGACTTGCACCAAAATCGGGCTACGACGAGCTGTTTCAGATGGATATTACCAAATACGCTCAGGAAGCGACTTTTACGGCGCGTGTGAAACAGAAAAAAGCAACTCCCGCAACATTGCAGGGTTCGGTGGAATTTATGACCTGCGACGATACCAAATGCTTGCCGCCCGACCAAGTGGATTTCTCTTTTGAGCTAAAATAA
- the tilS gene encoding tRNA lysidine(34) synthetase TilS, producing the protein MGTSTGYSFFYGKLRHCTAGAASRRFYSDGGAPPAIQLFERLRQQHGYTFVATAHHINDAVETLLINLTKGCGIGGLHGIAPKQGAVLRPLLAFTRQQIEAFAQKQQIAFREDASNAEDKYIRNKIRHQVVPALQHINPQLERTFADNFRRFADAEILYRQAIEQYRKKLLQPRGKDIRIPVLLLKKTPAATTVLYELLQPYGFHAAQSTDIIAHLQHSESKQYFSDSHRLVQEPRFLWILAKNIQESERFLIEKKRQWRLQLPDFVMNGKIKTAAATTINPNPRYAFLDAEKIEFPLTLRRWEQGDYFYPFGMKKPKSDKVGKKKLSKYFKDEKWTLLQREQVWILQDAAKRVVWVVGTRIDQRFAVQEKSKTILQLNIKHIAEV; encoded by the coding sequence ATGGGCACAAGCACGGGGTATTCCTTTTTTTACGGAAAACTACGACACTGCACTGCTGGCGCAGCAAGCCGGCGTTTCTATTCAGATGGAGGCGCGCCGCCTGCGATACAGCTTTTTGAACGCCTGCGCCAACAACACGGCTACACTTTTGTAGCTACGGCGCATCATATCAACGATGCTGTTGAAACTTTGCTCATCAACCTCACCAAAGGCTGCGGAATCGGCGGCTTGCACGGCATTGCTCCCAAACAAGGTGCGGTGCTGCGCCCTTTGCTTGCTTTTACGCGCCAACAGATAGAAGCTTTTGCTCAGAAACAACAAATCGCTTTTCGTGAAGATGCCTCCAATGCCGAAGACAAATATATCCGCAATAAAATACGCCATCAGGTAGTGCCTGCGCTGCAGCACATCAATCCGCAATTGGAACGCACTTTTGCCGATAATTTCCGCCGCTTTGCCGATGCCGAAATTTTGTATCGTCAGGCTATTGAGCAATACCGAAAAAAACTGTTGCAGCCGCGCGGCAAAGACATTCGGATTCCGGTGCTGCTGCTGAAAAAAACACCCGCCGCCACCACCGTTTTGTACGAACTCCTCCAACCCTACGGCTTCCACGCCGCCCAAAGCACCGACATCATCGCCCATTTACAACACTCCGAAAGTAAACAATATTTTTCGGACAGCCACCGCTTGGTGCAAGAGCCGCGTTTTTTGTGGATTTTGGCAAAAAATATACAGGAAAGCGAGCGTTTTTTAATAGAAAAAAAACGACAATGGCGGCTACAACTGCCCGATTTTGTGATGAACGGCAAAATAAAAACCGCCGCCGCCACTACCATTAATCCCAACCCGCGCTATGCTTTTTTAGATGCCGAAAAAATTGAATTCCCTTTGACGCTCCGCCGTTGGGAACAAGGTGATTATTTTTATCCTTTCGGTATGAAAAAACCAAAAAGCGATAAGGTGGGAAAAAAGAAACTGAGTAAATATTTTAAAGATGAAAAATGGACTTTGCTCCAGCGCGAACAAGTTTGGATATTGCAAGATGCCGCCAAACGAGTTGTGTGGGTGGTGGGCACACGCATTGACCAGCGTTTTGCCGTACAGGAAAAGAGCAAAACTATTTTGCAATTGAATATTAAACATATCGCAGAGGTATAA
- a CDS encoding TatD family hydrolase, whose product MQLIDTHTHLFSEQFLENATTIQAVLQRATEAGVSHCFLPNVDSGTLDAMNRLADEFPQICLPMIGLHPCSVKENWKEELALIENELKTGTRRYWGVGETGIDLYWDTTFFAQQQIALHQQAEWAKTYHLPLILHTRSAFNETFSLIKEHADSRLGGIFHCFVDDVAAAEQILSLGNFYLGIGGVLTFKNSGLAETLVHLPLEAMVLETDSPYLAPVPYRGKRNESAYIRLVAEKLAQIKGVSVEEVAHITTQNARKLFGL is encoded by the coding sequence ATGCAACTCATAGATACCCACACCCATTTATTCAGCGAGCAGTTTTTAGAAAACGCCACCACCATACAAGCCGTGCTACAACGTGCCACAGAAGCGGGCGTATCGCATTGTTTTTTGCCCAATGTAGATAGCGGCACACTCGACGCTATGAACCGCCTCGCCGATGAATTTCCGCAAATATGCCTGCCGATGATAGGTTTGCACCCCTGCTCCGTGAAAGAAAACTGGAAAGAAGAATTAGCACTCATTGAAAACGAACTCAAAACGGGTACGCGCCGCTATTGGGGTGTCGGCGAAACGGGCATTGATTTATACTGGGACACCACTTTTTTTGCCCAGCAACAAATCGCTTTACACCAACAGGCGGAGTGGGCAAAAACCTACCATTTGCCTTTGATTTTGCACACGCGTTCTGCCTTCAACGAAACCTTTTCGCTGATTAAGGAACACGCCGACAGCCGTTTAGGTGGTATTTTTCATTGTTTTGTTGATGATGTAGCCGCCGCCGAGCAGATATTATCTTTGGGCAACTTTTATTTGGGCATCGGCGGTGTACTCACTTTCAAAAACAGCGGCTTGGCAGAGACACTCGTACACTTGCCATTAGAAGCGATGGTACTCGAAACCGACTCGCCGTATTTAGCTCCGGTGCCGTATCGCGGCAAGCGCAACGAATCTGCATATATACGCTTAGTAGCCGAAAAATTAGCACAAATAAAAGGCGTGAGCGTAGAAGAAGTTGCACATATTACCACTCAAAATGCCCGAAAATTATTTGGTCTTTAA
- a CDS encoding DUF4252 domain-containing protein, which produces MYKKIWISLFSVLISLGTMYIMAAESPKDTDTFFEKYAHQQGFSTSHYEGNIAKVSQQYIQDPSVRSFLSQAKSLDVLSYSRNNTNLNGGQLFVELLQTLHDANYQPLHSRRQHGKVMGVLYRSVNANHQELVIVNAEYENFKCLRLIGSFDALRSIAPQNPRMAF; this is translated from the coding sequence ATGTATAAAAAAATATGGATATCTCTGTTTTCAGTACTTATTTCTTTAGGTACGATGTATATAATGGCAGCCGAATCGCCTAAAGATACCGATACTTTCTTTGAAAAATACGCCCACCAGCAAGGTTTCAGCACATCACATTACGAAGGAAATATCGCGAAAGTGAGCCAACAATATATTCAAGACCCTTCTGTGCGGAGTTTTTTGTCGCAGGCTAAAAGCCTTGATGTATTGTCGTATAGTCGCAATAATACCAACCTCAACGGCGGTCAATTATTTGTAGAATTATTACAGACTCTCCACGATGCTAATTACCAACCTTTACACAGTCGTCGCCAACACGGAAAAGTAATGGGCGTGTTGTATCGCTCCGTAAATGCCAACCATCAGGAATTGGTTATTGTGAATGCCGAATACGAAAATTTTAAATGCCTGCGCCTCATCGGAAGTTTTGACGCTTTGCGTTCTATTGCTCCCCAAAACCCGCGTATGGCGTTTTAA
- a CDS encoding 1-acyl-sn-glycerol-3-phosphate acyltransferase, translating to MFFNRLLNVAGARSLRRIFNNDLLIQDSLLLRGHIEELRNLTTKGTVILTPTHHSNLDSILLGWAIHAVGVPALLYGAGLNLFNARGFDYFMNRLGAYKIDRRKKNSLYLETLKMYSRMTIQRGCHTLFFPGGTRSRSGQLESDLKMGLLGTVFDAQRFNLQYPAPEKPQKIFVVPLVISYHFVLEAASLIDEHLRSVGKERYYPPKDHFPSIAKSLLFVWKLFSAKSKVVLSFGKPMDLFGNDVDEAGNSIDRNGKEVEIKEYFMSNGQIAEDNQRDSEYTKILADKIVERFYKENRVLTSHLLAFAIFEILKKRHRRLDLFGLLRLSEEDTLIPTSNL from the coding sequence GTGTTTTTCAACCGTTTGCTCAATGTAGCGGGTGCACGAAGCCTGCGGCGTATTTTCAACAACGACCTGCTCATTCAGGACAGCCTCCTACTGCGCGGGCACATTGAAGAATTGCGCAATTTAACCACCAAAGGAACGGTAATTCTTACACCCACCCATCACAGCAATTTGGATTCTATTTTATTGGGTTGGGCAATACACGCCGTTGGCGTACCCGCCTTATTGTATGGTGCGGGGCTGAATTTGTTCAATGCACGCGGTTTTGATTATTTTATGAATCGGCTGGGAGCTTATAAAATTGACCGCCGCAAAAAGAACTCCCTCTATTTGGAAACCCTCAAAATGTATTCGCGTATGACGATACAGCGCGGTTGCCACACTTTATTTTTTCCGGGCGGCACACGCTCGCGCTCAGGACAGTTGGAAAGCGACCTCAAAATGGGTTTGCTCGGAACAGTATTTGATGCGCAGCGATTTAATTTGCAATATCCTGCCCCCGAAAAACCGCAAAAAATTTTCGTAGTACCTTTGGTCATTTCGTACCATTTTGTGTTGGAAGCCGCTTCGCTGATAGACGAACACTTGCGCTCAGTGGGCAAAGAACGCTATTATCCGCCCAAAGACCACTTTCCGAGTATTGCCAAAAGTTTGCTTTTTGTATGGAAATTATTTTCGGCAAAGTCAAAAGTAGTGCTATCGTTTGGCAAGCCGATGGATTTGTTTGGAAATGATGTAGATGAAGCGGGCAACAGCATCGACCGCAACGGAAAAGAAGTGGAAATAAAAGAATACTTTATGAGCAACGGTCAAATTGCCGAGGATAATCAGCGCGATTCGGAATATACCAAAATATTAGCCGACAAAATCGTAGAGCGTTTTTATAAAGAAAACCGCGTACTCACGAGCCACTTGCTTGCTTTTGCCATTTTTGAAATTTTGAAAAAACGCCATCGCCGCTTGGATCTATTCGGCTTGTTGCGCTTGTCGGAAGAAGACACACTCATTCCTACGAGCAATTTATAA
- a CDS encoding NAD(P)-binding domain-containing protein, with translation MLSNSIIGVLGAGSFGTAIANILADNHQVLMYARRPEVVDAIQHKRLHRNQTIHPRIQATISAEEVCQRCTLIYVMVDSGGFRELIRQIDPFAPLPWPPSSAAVLMK, from the coding sequence ATGCTATCTAATTCAATTATAGGTGTGCTGGGGGCGGGCAGTTTTGGTACAGCCATCGCCAATATCTTGGCAGATAATCATCAGGTATTGATGTATGCACGCCGCCCCGAAGTAGTTGATGCTATTCAGCATAAACGGCTGCACCGCAATCAAACTATTCACCCGCGTATTCAGGCTACCATCTCTGCCGAAGAAGTATGCCAACGCTGCACCCTCATTTATGTAATGGTGGACTCGGGCGGCTTCCGCGAACTTATCCGCCAGATAGACCCTTTTGCGCCCCTACCATGGCCACCGTCATCAGCAGCCGTTTTGATGAAGTGA